A region of Carassius auratus strain Wakin chromosome 23, ASM336829v1, whole genome shotgun sequence DNA encodes the following proteins:
- the LOC113041356 gene encoding ATP-binding cassette sub-family G member 2-like, translating to MSFLSPRRGATMSFHSINYSVKMKSGFLFKRKVTQKNILIELNGIMRSGLNAILGPTGSGKSSFLDVLAARKDPAGLSGEVLIDGAPQPPNFKCLSGYVVQDDVVMGTLTVRENLRFSAALRLPKSISQQEKDEKIETLIQELGLSKVADSRVGTQLIRGVSGGERKRTSIGMELIIDPPVLFLDEPTTGLDASTANSVLMLLKKMANSGRTIILSIHQPRYSIYRLFDSLTLLLGGRLVYHGPAQDTLDYFSQIGYICEPLNNPADFFLDVVNGDSTAVALNKLYDDEELDEEQRRSSLKGIEDRLVEEYKNSTSNKQTKSELDLIIQGQDYSKRPKSRTITYSTSFCHQFNWVLKRTFKDLMVNPQTSFVQIGVMIILALVVGTIFFGLKDNMSGIQNRMGALFFITTNQCFSSMSSAELFITERKLFVHEYISGYYRVSVYFLSKVLSDILTLRTIPSIIFSCVVYWMIGLKATAEAFFIFLFSIVLMSYTATSMTLAISADQTVVGIATIVINMIFVFMMIFSGLLVNLPSVADWLNWLKYLSIPRYGLVAVEINEFTGLTLCDMKNTSGLEIQVCTKGEDFLSEQGIHYSTWGLWQNHLALGIMTLIFLIIAYLKLRFIKKFT from the exons ATGTCCTTCCTATCGCCCAGACGAGGAGCGACCATGAGCTTCCACAGCATCAACTACAGCGTGAAGATGAAGAGCGGCTTCCTGTTCAAGAGGAAGGTCACGCAGAAGAACATCCTCATCGAGCTCAA TGGTATCATGAGGTCGGGACTGAATGCCATATTAGGACCCACCGGGAGCGGGAAATCATC gtttCTGGACGTTCTGGCCGCTCGTAAGGATCCTGCTGGTCTTTCTGGAGAGGTTCTTATAGACGGAGCTCCACAGCCTCCAAACTTCAAATGTCTGTCTGGATACGTAGTGCAG gatgacGTGGTCATGGGGACACTGACCGTTCGGGAGAATCTGCGTTTCTCAGCAGCTTTAAGGCTCCCGAAGTCGATCAGTCAGCaagaaaaagatgaaaagatTGAAACTCTAATTCAGGAGCTGGGATTGAGCAAAGTGGCTGATTCACGG GTGGGCACGCAGCTGATTCGTGGTGTTTCAGGTGGAGAGAGGAAGAGGACAAGCATCGGCATGGAGCTGATCATTGATCCGCCGGTGCTTTTCCTGGACGAGCCGACCACCGGCCTGGACGCCAGTACAGCCAACTCTGTCCTCATGCTGCTCAAGAA AATGGCGAACAGCGGTCGCACCATCATCCTGTCCATCCATCAGCCGCGGTACTCCATCTACCGGCTGTTCGACAGCCTCACACTGCTATTGGGAGGAAGACTGGTGTATCACGGCCCGGCTCAAGACACCCTGGACTACTTCAGTCAAATCg gatatATCTGTGAACCACTTAACAATCCTGCTGATTTCTTCCTGGATGTCGTCAATGGAGACTCCACCGCCGTCGCTCTCAACAAGTTATACGACGATGAGG aaCTGGACGAGGAGCAGCGGAGATCATCTCTGAAGGGCATCGAGGAccgtttggtggaagaatacaaGAACAGCACCAGCAACAAACAGACCAAAAGCGAGCTGGATCTAATTATTCAGGGACAGGACTACAGCAAACGACCCAAATCCAGAACCATCACCTACAGCACATCCTTCTGCCACCAGTTCAACTGGGTTCTCAAAAGAACCTTCAAGGACCTCATGGTGAACCCACAGACATCATTTGTCCAG ATCGGGGTGATGATTATCCTGGCTCTCGTTGTTGGAACCATATTTTTTGGATTGAAGGATAATATGAGTGGTATTCAGAACAG GATGGGTGCACTCTTCTTCATCACCACAAATCAGTGCTTCAGTTCTATGTCCTCAGCTGAACTGTTTATCACAGAGAGGAAACTGTTTGT GCACGAGTACATCAGCGGATACTACAGAGTCTCAGTGTACTTCTTGTCTAAGGTCCTGTCTGACATCCTGACTCTGCGCACCATCCCGTCCATCATCTTCAGCTGTGTCGTGTACTGGATGATCG GTCTGAAGGCAACGGCCGAGGCGTTCTTCATCTTTCTCTTCTCCATCGTTCTGATGTCTTACACAGCCACCTCCATGACTCTAGCCATCTCCGCTGATCAGACGGTGGTGGGCATCGCTACCATCGTCATTAACATGATATTTGTGTTCATGATg ATCTTCTCGGGGTTGCTGGTGAATCTCCCCAGTGTTGCTGACTGGTTGAACTGGTTGAAGTATCTCAGTATTCCTCGCTATGGTCTTGTT GCTGTGGAAATCAATGAGTTCACTGGCCTCACCCTGTGTGACATGAAGAACACAAGTGGCCTAGAAATACAAGT CTGCACGAAAGGTGAGGACTTTCTGAGTGAACAGGGCATCCATTACTCAACCTGGGGTTTGTGGCAGAATCATTTGGCTCTGGGAATCATGACCCTCATCTTCCTCATCATCGCTTATCTCAAACTGCGCTTCATCAAGAAATTCACCTAA